In Mycoplasma sp. OR1901, the genomic window CACGTGCTCTTTCTTCAGGAGCGTTATCGATAGAAGCGTAATCACGAGCTTCTGATAATCCTTTTTTAGCTAATACTGTAGCAATAGCAGCTGTTAATGTTGTTTTACCGTGGTCAACGTGACCGATTGTTCCAACGTTAACGTGTTCTTTACTACGATCAAAATCTAATTTTGCCATATTTTAAATCCTTTCTAAAATTTAATTATAATATACTAATTTGTAAATATTTGTTTTAGCGCTAAAACCACCTTAGTCTAGCCTTTCAACTAGAACCCGTCCTTAATTTGTTAGCAAAAATATTTTACCAAAAATAAATAAAATAAAGTTAATTTTTAATTTGCTTTTATTTTTTATATTTTAACATATTTTTAAAAATATTATTTTATATTATATATAACTTGAAAATAGCATTAAAAATAAGCACAATCGTTTTTGATTGTACTTATTAATATTTTATTATTTCTATTTATTTGCTTTAAAAATGCTTGTTCTAAAGTTATCTGTTTGTAAGTTAAATTGTGTTAATATATCTTTTTTAACTGATTCTCTCTTAATAAATCCAAATTTTGGTTTTAGTAAGTCATCATTTATAGCAATTCTTAATAGATCTTGAATTTCTTTTGCATTTGTTAATTTGTATGCTTTATTGTTATAAGTTACTGTAATAGGATTAAAACTATCTTTTTTAGCTAATCTTTCTTGATACATTGCTTTTCTAAAGTCTGAATATTTATTGTATTTTGATCCAAAAATATTTTTGTAAACATATGTATCTGATAATATTTCGCCTTGTTGCAATCCTTTTTCTAAAACATTAGATGTATATTTTACAAATCCGTTATCTCAACCGTATTCTGCTAATAATTCAAATGCATTTCTTCTAAATGTTAAACCACCTGTTACACCTTTGTCGTTTTGATATGCTGCGTAAATAGGATCGAACATAGAAATTCAGTAGTAGTTAAAATCGTTATCACGAACCGCTAGTTTCTTATCGATACCAACGTTAAATTTGTTTCCTTTGAAAATAATATTTTTATCTATTAAGTCGTTTAATGTTCTTAATGAAGAAATATCTTCGATTGTTGCATCAACTCACTTATCGTTTGCGTGGTGATATCCTTTATCAATATCATTTGCAGTAATTTGTTTTCCATCAATTGTTCTATAGAAGTTTCTATCTGTTTTCATATCGTTTGTATCTAGAGACATTTCTAATTTTGCGAAGAATTTAGATTTAGCATCTTCATTCATTGATAACAATACTTCAGCTTCTAATCCGTCAATTAAATATGTAACGTCAAATAAGTTATGTAAGTATGTTTGGAAATCATTTTTATCGTTGAATCTACTAATGTTATTGTTTGTTGTTACAGGACCGTTTATTTCTTCTATGAAATTAAATCCGTAGAAGTATGCATCTTTACTTGAAACTGATTCAAATAACCCTAAAGCAAATGCTTCTGGACCTTGACCTGGTCTATATTCATTATTTTGTAGTCATGTTTTTCTATCGTACGCGTGAGTTAATTCGTGTGTTATTGTAACAGCACCTTCAGCTTCCAACATGTTTACACTATCTAATTTTATAAGTTTTGTAAATTGGTTGGCGTAACCAGATTCTTTACGTGGAGATTGGTTGTAATATCTTCCAATTGGTCCGAAGAAATCGTTTATTGCAGTGTAATTTTGGTCAAATGCAGACGCTCATCTACGTTTAATATCTCAACCATCATGAATAGGTTGACCATTTTCGCTTGATAGAACTCAATAACCATCAAATACTTCAACTATTGTATTTTCTAATTCGTTTCTACCTGCTTCGTTAGAAATAGAGTATAGAAGTTCTGTGAATTTCATGAATTTTTCAGCACTAACTCTTATTTTGTTTTTTGTTTTTTCTAATTCAACATCGTATTGTTCTTTATCGTGTCATATTTTTTCGTCAATTGATCTACCGTAACCACCAAAATACATTGTTGCAAGTGTTGAAATAACGTATACGTTATCTTCTTTTAAGTTTAATAAAGGTAAGATAAATCTGTTTGCACTTGCTTTTTTCTTTAATTTTGAGTAAAGCGAAATATCTAATGTATCAAATTTTGTTGATTTAAGTTCGTAAATATATGCTTTTGATGATTCTTTTAATCATTCACCCATATTTTGATTGTTGTTAAATATTTCGTTGTTCATTTCTAAGAAATCAAATATAGTTCCTGATTTGTCTTTATTTAATTTCGCTAGATGTTTTTTGAATACTTCGTCATTATTTTGTAATAATAAATCTTTGAATTTTAATGATCCTATTTCTTTTAATAAATCAATATTTTTAATATCTGAATTATAGAAATCAGGTCTAAATAACACTAAGTTTTTAATGTTGTATTTACCAAATTGTACTTTATATAATCTATCTAGATATGTTAAAGCAAGCATAATTTGATGTTTATTATCTAAAATTTCTTTTTTAATTACACTTCTAATGTTTTCGTTAGAATAGTCTGCAACATTATAGTTAGCAATTATTGATTCTAAGTAATCTTTTATATTCTTTTTAACTGATGAAAATGCATCGTTTAAGTATAAATATTGCATTGTAATTTTATCTGTTTTATTTTCGGTATTGTACGCAGCAAGATCAACTAAAGTTTGAAATTCGTTTGAATTTAAATCTAATGAACTAAATTCTTGTACTAATTCATTAATTAATTGATCGTTTTTATTTAAGAATTGTCTTGGTGAAAACTTAAGAACATTATTAAATGTATATTCATAAATGTTAGTATTTTCAAATTGTACAGGAGCACTTAAGTCATAAACTTGAATAGTATTATCATTAAATTTAACAAATATTTTCTTAATTGCTTCTTTGTTGTATAAGTTTGTAGCAAAATTATTATTTTCATCTAACGGAACTACATTGTTAATTTCTTTTGTGAATAATACATCTGAAGTACTTACTAAGTTACCTAACTCAACAATAGTATTTCTGTCGTGAAGTGGTAATAATTTAGCCATATTTTTGTATGCAACTTCTCTAGTATTATCATAATTATTTACTTTTGAGTAATTAACTTTATCGAAGTTATTTAATTTTGCTTCGTTTTTAATAATTCCTAAATCAAGTAGTTTTTGATGTACTTTATCTTTCGAAATATGTGTATCATCATTTATATTGTCCGTAACTATGTAGTTGTTTTCCATTGTAGTATCGTTTCAATTAGAGAAAATTTTATTATTATTGTCATTGTAGATTACATTTATTAAGTTTTCGTTTAAAACATCATAATTTCATGTTTTACCTAATAATAAACCAGTATTATTTTTTGTACTTTGGTTATTTGTAATTTCTCCTAAAAAATAGTTCTTATCTAATTTAACACCACCAATTGTTTGAGATGTAAGTAATCCAAAATATTGACCAGGAGAACTAATACCATTAATTATAAAGTTAATATTTATTATATTTCTATTAAGTGATGCTTTAATAGGGTTATCTTTCGTTGTAAATGTTGAACCAAAAAGACCCCCAACATAATCGTTATTTTTTTGTACCGCTCTATAATTTACATTTGCATTAATTTCTAAATTATTAATAATAAAATCTTTGGCAATAACCGCAAGTGCACCACCAGATTTTGTCAATTGGATAGTAGAGTTATCTATCTTAAAGTTTTCCAATGTTGCACCATGAATTTCATTGAATAATGGTTTATTTAGTCCGTGAATTGTGAATTTTTTGCCATCAACACTTTTTAGTTTACCGGTAAATTTATTAGTAATATATGAATCGCCATTTGTATTCTCTGCATATAAATCTGATCCTATTATAAATTCGTTAGATGGGTTTGCGTTTATTTTTGTCACCAACTGACTAAATGATGTTATAACAGAGTTGTCATTGATTATTTCTTCAACTGAAAAAGTAAAGTGTTCAATTGCATCGTTATTAGAGTTAAAATATGCTAATTTCTCGTTATTGACTGTTATATCGTATTTACCATTATTTCTTACTATTTGCTTAACTGGTAATTCGTAAACGAACATAGAATCTTGAATTTTAACTAAATAATTATTTTTATCTAAATCATTACCATTTAAGCCTGCAACTTTTGTGATTGCTCCATTGTTTATTTTAAATAATTCAACGCTTTTAATATCTTTAAAATCTAATGATTTTTTATTATATTCACCACTAAGGTTGTCCATTGCTTCCAATAATAACTCAGTAGATAATGCTACTTCTTCTTCTGTTGCGTTTTCGTTATTGTTTAACTCTTTAGAATTTGTTAATTTTTCATCAAAATCATTTTTAACATCATTATTTTTTTCATAAATATATGTTGACGATTTTTTCTTTTCTTCAGCTAATCTTACAGCTTCTATTAATTTAGATTTATCTACAACTTTTTTAGGTTTCTGTTTGAAGTCAACATAGCTGTTAAACATACTTCCAGATACCACTTTAAAAAAGACAAAATCTCCTCAAATATTTTTTGATACGTCAACAATTTCGTTTAGATTAAATAAATTTGTTATTTCAACTCTTTCTGCTTCAAATAAATCACTTGGACTTTTTATTTTGAATAAAACTATATCATTTTCTCTAAACTTTGTTTGCGCATTAGGATTTTCTATCGTTTGTCCTGATTGGTAAATATAAAGTCTACTTCCATCATTGTTTTTATTTACAAATATAGTTATATTTTGTTGCCCTGAATTTTCTCTATTTTTAAATGTAACATTTACATTCTTACTTTCGTTCATTGTTATATCAATAAACGCTTTCGAATCATCTATATTTGCTAAGTTGTCTTCTCCATTTATTGTTAATGTAGATACTTCTTGTCCTGATGGGATATCGAAAAATACTCTTACTACTTTATCTCCAAGAATATTTTGAAGATCTATATCACTTGATGTAACTAAACCTTCACCTAATGTAAGGCTATATTTTTTTAAAGCTGTAACTGCATCTTTGAATTTAACACTTATTTCTGTATTGTTTTTAATGTTAAATACAAATTTATTTTCACTTGTTACTTGTTTTCTTTTGTTTGAACCATTAACGATTAATTCATCAATTTTTTTACCTTCTGGTACATTTATATTAATTGTAACTTCATTATTATAAGGAATTTCTGTTTTATTAACGTTTGTTTCTAATGATAATTCTGTACTGTTTAATGTTAAAGAATATTTATTTAATGAATATGTAGCACTAACGTTGTGAGTGTCTTTATTTGGTGTAAAGCTAAATTGTCCATTTACAATTTCGCTAGTTTTATCAACACCATCGAACATTAATGTTTCTATATGGTTATTTGCTGGTATTTCTAAATTAAGTGTAACAATTTTATTTTGTTCTACTGTTTTGTTTGTTTCTGTAAATCCGGTTAATGTTAATGTTGATTCTTTTGCTTTTTCTTCTGGAATTTCTTTTTCTATTTCGTTTGTTTCACTATTATTTCCAGTGCTTCCAGAATCTGTACCTGTATCGGTATCAACTTCACTACCTTCAGTTGAATCGCCACCATCGCCACCATTATTAGGTGTTTCTGGATCTACTGTATTTCCACCGTCTGTATTATTGTTAGGGTCAACCGGATCAACTTCTTTGTCTCCGCCTAAATCTGTAGTAGCTTCAAACACAATACTAATAACCGTATTTGAATTTATTTGAACATTAAACGAATCATTGTTTACTTGATTTTTGTAATCTTGATTGTTTACTGTTAATGTTTGTATTTGTTGTCCGCTAGGCACTTGTATATTGAAATTTAAAATAGTATTTTCAACAACACTATTTAAATTAATGTTTTCGTTTGTGACTGTAACATTATTAGGAACATTAACTGAATATTTACTTAAATCTACATAAGTTACTTCAACTTTTGTATTTTTATCTTTTATCACTCAATTAAAGGTATTTTCGTTTGATAAAGTTATTGTTTGAACTTTGTCATTGATACGAATTTCAGAAACTTTTTTACCTGTTGGTATAACTAAAGCAAATTGAACCTGATCTCCTATAATGTGTTTTGTGTTTTTATCATTTGAAGATAAAGTTGCACCATTTAATGTAAATGTTGCATTTTGTTCATTATCTTTATTTGATGTTTGTTTTTTTGTATCTTTTTTAGTTAAAAGATGTGTTGTAACTCCTGCTACAGCACTTACTGATATTACTGATGCAATTACGCTACCAATAACAATTTTTTTCTTTTTTTTGTTTAATGACATAAAACTCCTTATTTAATATAACTAATTATAGCATACAGAAAATTTCAACCCTTTAAATGTATATAAAAAGATAAAAAATTAAATTTTTCATTTTTTTAATTTTTTATCTTATTTTTTGTTTATGAGTTTTTCAACTCTACTTAATAAATCTGTAAGATTCTTTTCGCTTTGACTAATATTTTTTTCTATCTTTTCAACCTTATTATCGACGGCTTTAAGACTCTCATTACTAAAATCAGAATAACTTTTTAAATCATAATCACAGTTTTTACGTTTGTATATACCTACATTATAGTTATCTGTGTTAATGATTTGCTGCTTGTTAGATGTTTTGTAAGGTGTTAAATCGTCTAAATAAGTTCTATTATCATTAGTTTTGACTATTATCTTCTTATCATTATTTAAAATATTTAAATCAATAATATTTCCAAATGATTTGATGTCTATTATTTTTTTACCTTTGTTAGATTTTGAAATTTGTGGAATTTGACTTGAGTTCATTTTCACTATTTTTGCATCTTTAGAGATAAAAATTAAAGTATCTTCTTCATTATTAAGTGTAAAGTTTGCAACTTTATCATCTAAAGATAAATAAACACCTTTAACACCTTTAGCTTTAACACCTTGAACGCTAATATTTAGTTCAGAATATGAAGATACTAGTCCTTTTTCGGTAATAATTGTAATATTATTTTGATCATTACTTAAGTAAGAATTTACTAATAAATCATTATTTAAAAGGTTAATTGCAGTGTACATTTTGTTTAATTTTTTAACCTCAAAATCACCTAATTTTGTTCTCTTAAAGTACCCATTTTTAGTACCTAAAACAACATTAAGTTTACTATTTCAATCTTTTATTTCAAAGACATTAATAACTTCTTCAGTAGGTCCAAGATTTACAATATCTCTTAATGAAGTTCCATAATCTTTTCATTTATTTTCATTAAGTTTATATATTGGGACTATGGCATAATTACCATAATTTGTGAAAATTAATAAGTTATGCATTGTATTTGCTTTTTCGTAATACATTAAATTATCATCTTCTTTTAAATAGTAAGTGCTAATATTATTTGATTCGTATGTTTTTTCAGAAAATCTTTTAATATATCCTAATTTAGAAACACCTAAATAAACATCTTCCTCTTTTATTAAATCAATTTGATTATAAGAAACATCAAATTCATTTTTTTCGATTTTAGTTTTTCTAGGAGTACCGAATTCTTTTTTGATTAAAAGCAAGTTTTCAACTATAAATTCATTAAATTTATCTTCATTGTTTAATAACAATTGAATTCTTTTAATTTCTTTTTCTAATTCATTTTTCTCGTTTAGATAAGCAACTTTATCAGTTTTACTTAAACGATAAAGTTTAAGTTCAGCTATCGCAGTTGCTTGTAAGTTTGTGAAACCAAAATGTTTAATTAAGTTTTCAATAACACCTGCTTTTGAACCTTCAGAATTTCTAATAACTTTAATAACTTGGTCAGGGATTTCAGCTACTTTAATAAACCCTAAAACAATTTCATGTCTAAGTTGACTTTTTTCTAAATCATAGGTAAGTGTTTTTGTTTTGATATCTTTAACATGAGTTATATACCCATTTAAAAGTTGTTTAAGGTTAAGGGTTTTAGGTTGGTCATTATCAATAGCTGTGTTGTTGTATGAATAACTAATTCTTAAATCAGTTTTAGTAAATAAGTATGATAATACACTATCTATGTTTACATCTTTATCAAGTGTAATTAAAATATTAATTCCGTTACGATCCGAACGATCTTTGATATCGATTACACCATCAATATCACCATTTGAAATTATTAAATCAATTTTATAAACTAATTCAGATTTATTTATTCCAAATGGAATTTCGTTAATTTCTATAAATTGATTATTTTTTTCTGAATATGTTTTGTAATTACAGTATAAATAAATTCTTTCATTTTTGTTTTGTCCGTATTCAAAGGCTTCAACAATTCCGGCAGTTCCTTTAATAACTCCGCCAGTTGGGAAATCTGGTCCTTTAATGTATGCCATTAATATTTTTGTGCTTATTTGTGGGTTTTTAATAAGTTCAATTGTTGCATCTATAATTTCTGATAAGTTGTGTGGTGGCATTTCTGTAGCCATACCTATAGCAATACCCTTTGTACCATTTACTAATAATGTTGGGAAAATAGAAGGTAAAATACTTGGTTCAGTTTCACTATCATCAAAGTTAGGAACAAAAGCAACGGTATTTTTCTTTAAGTCATTTAATATGTATCTTGCTACTTTTGAAAGTCTAACTTCAGTATAACGCATAGCAGCAGCAGGGTCATTATCCATTGAACCAATATTACCGTGCATATCTAGTAAAGGAATGTTAGATTTTCATCACTGGCTTAAGTTAACCATAGCTTCATAAACCGAACTATCACCATGTGGGTGATATTTACCAATTACATCACCAACTATTCTAGCTGACTTTTTATAAGGTTTATCTGCGTCTAAACCTAAAACGAACATAGAGTATAAAATTCTACGTTGTACGGGTTTTAGACCGTCTTTTACATCAGGAATAGCTCTATCTTGGATAACATATTTAGAGTACCTTTTAAACCTATCCGACATTATTTTATCTAATGATTCGTTAATTATATTTTCTACAATTTGTTTATTTTTCATATTACCCCTTATTATTTCTAATTATATTATATTAGTTTATTTGATTTTACTAAAATAAGTGTTTTTTAAGTTCTTTTTTAGTTTTTAGGCTTGTATATTTTGTATTTCGATTTTTGATAAATAAAAATATATTTATAATTTGTAAAGCAAAAATGAAAGCTAAATTAATTTTTAAATTAAAAATATAACTTTACAAAAAGGAAATATTATGAAAAAAGTTAAAAAAATTTTTATTTTGGGTGCAAACATAATGTCGATAGGACTAGCACCTTTATTAATTTCTTGTTCAAGTGATAAAACTAATCAAAATGTTTTTAAAAACAAGAGAACAACTGAAGAAAATCAAAAAAGCAGTACAAGCAATAACGAAAAAATAAAAGAAGAATCTAATGAATTAATTAATAAAATTAATGAGAGTTCTAATTCTGTAAACGAGGAAACTAAAAGCAACTCTAACCAAGAAATACATAATAATAATGACTTAAGTGATAATGCCTCAAATACACAAGATGAAAATGAACAAACTACGGGTTCTAATCAAAATGAATCTAATCATGAAGTTAAGAAGGAAACAAAACCAGATTCGGAACCTAATCCGTTTGATAATGAAAACTTAACTTCAAATGTTATTAAGTTTTCAAATTCAAACAGTGATTTAAATATTGAGTTGAAAAATCCATTATTTTATGTCGATTTAAGCCAAGAAAATATTTTAAATTCATTTAGAAACTACGCAATTCAAAAAGATGAAGAGTTCAAAAATATTAAATCTTTTGAGGCTGAATCAAAAAATAAAAGAACACAAAACTATAATGAAACTAATGATTTTAGTGATTTTACTATTTCATATAACAAAGATTCTAATGAGTTAGATTTAACTTTTGATAACTCTATTTCTGCAAGTGAAATAAGAGTTATGATTAAATCAACAAATTATTTAATGCCTTATTCTAAAATTTTTACTTCTAAAAGAAAAGAAGCTAACAAGTTTGTGTTTGACTTAAACGAACTTCCAAAACATATAAATAACTTTATTATTACTTCTTATGCTTCTACAAATAATGCTTATTCATTGAGTAATAATCCAAAATACGAATTTGCAAAAGAGTTCAAATTTAATAGTTTGAATTTAGATAAGTTTAATGCTTTTAGAAAAAATGACCAGCTTTATGGTTCTATTAAATTTAATATTGATGAAACAAATAAAGATTATTTATATCAAAAGACCTTTGCGTTGACTTTTTCACCTGTTCTAAACAATCAAAATGATGTATTCAAAAGACAAATGTTATTTCCGCCAAGAGTAATTTATGTTAAAAATTATCAATTAGATAAATTTGAATTAAACAAATTGTTCAAACATGTTGAATACAAGTTAGATAAAATTGAAATTTTAGAAGGCGACTCTAAAATAAAAACTGATATTAATGTTAATTTAGAAAATGCAGTAAATAATATTTTTGTGGATAATTTAGCTCTAAAAGATTATGATGATAATTACTTTTTAAGTAGAAATCAACTTATAGCTAAAAACCAAGTTGATTACACTTATAAAGATAATTCTGAGTTATCTCAATTGGTTGATTCGCAGTTAGACACATATTTTAACTTTACATTTGAAAATAACTTTAATAAGTATGATTTTAATTATGAAAAACAAAATCTTAATATTTTAAAGGATGGAGAAAGATATAAACTAATTCCATTTTTAGGTAAAGATTATGTACGTAATAATTACTTTAAACTATCCGAAAATAATACTATAGCGACTCTGGGAAAAAGATTTATCTCTATATGAATTTAAAGATACTGACTTAAGCAAAATAATAGTTACCTTTGCTTTTGAATTTGATCCATATCAAACTAACCCAAGACATTTTGGTGAAGTACAAAAAGCTAGATCTATTTTAAAAATTTCTTATCCATTATTAGAAATATTAAATAGTAATAAAATTAGCAATCCACATTTAGATATTACTTACATTGGTGAAAATACACAAGTTTCAAAAAATGTTTTAAACTACATACATAATAATTATGATTTTTCAATCGATATATCTAAAAAAGATAATGAAAACAAACTAAATGACGTTATTTTAAAACTTAAAATAACTTCAAAAGAATTAAAAAATAATTTTAAACCTAAAATGTATGAAGTTGCTTCACAGCATAATAACGATTATCAAGAATCGGCTTTTATAGGTAACAGTTATATGTTTATTCATCGTTTTCAAAAAGTAAATGAGAATATATCAGAGTATATTAGTTATCGTTCATCAAAAGTTGATCAACTCTCAGAAAATAAGCTAACAAAGGCTAATTTAGATAATGCTTATTACCCTAATATTGATTATCGACTAAAGAGTGCTGATCCACTAACATTTGCAAAAAGATTAACTAAAGAAGATGAGACAAATGGAATTAAAAATGTTAGATCTAGATCTTTTGCTATTGATAGTTACAATGGTGGAAGTTGAAGTGTTATTGGTAGAAGTAATAAAAAAGACTATAGATTTTATGTTTTAACTAATTCACATGTTACAGCACCGATTATCGTTGGTGAAACAAATAATTTTATTAAAAACTTATTTGAAAGCCCTTGAGCTAAAGAACCTAAAGTAGATAGTATTTTAGTGCCTACTTTAATTGGTAAAAATGATATGGAAAGTAATAATAAAAAACCATATTATGAGTTTAATAAAATTTATGGTGTAGATGATAAAAACAATGTTAATAGATTATGATTTACTAATTTAAAATTTAGTTCTAATGATTATATTTCAGCTAATAACATTGAAAATCTATATCTTTTCAATAAAAACAAAGAAGAAGCAAGATCTATTAATGAAGTTATTGGGAGAATAAAAATTCCATTAGAAGATCAAATTAGTTTTAAAGTTATTAAAGATTTTAGAATTAAAGATGAAAAAGTTAACGGCAAGTCAATAAATGAAAACTTACGTTATTTACATGGTAAACAACTAGATAATGAAGGTAATTCATTACTCGAAAGAGATAAAAATAATAATATGGACTTAAGTATAGCCGAAATTGACTTTAGTTTCTTTTTCAAGAATTTTAAAGATCAAAAAGGTCAACAGAACTATACTTTTAATGGATATACACTTAAAAATAGTGAAAAAGCAGTTGTAGATTTTATTCTTAACTTAGAAGATTTAAAACCTTTAAAGATTAGTGATGAAGTATATCATTATAATGATTATTCATCACTAAATTGATATGTTGGATCATTCCCAATTGAAAAATCTACTAATAAAGATGCTTTAAATTATATTAGACGTTATAGAGAGTATTTAATCACAAATATATCAGAATTAACATCATATAGAGCCCCAATTACATTTGGTAATTATTTCGCTAGAATATTCAATATAAACCAAAAAGCAGTTGATTTATCAGGTGGTTCATCTGGTACATCTGTATTTGATAGTTCTGGAAACTTGGTTGGTATAATAAATTCAGGTTCAGGAGTAGTTTCTGATCCTGAAAACGGATATATTGCATTTTTAGTTTTTGATGATCAAAAGATCTCATTCTTCGGAGATACTAGAAATTTAAATAATCCTAATTCTTTTATTTCGGAAACTAAAAAATTAGCATATTTATATCCTGGATTTTACGATGATATTTACAAAGAGGAAAATTAAGCTATCAATTAATTGATAGTTTTTTTCATAAAAATTTGTGCTGGTAGTGTCAGTTTAATAATGTGGTAAAATATTTATAAATTTAAGACATTTAACGGAGAAATAACATGAGTAAAAATAATGATTTAAAGCCTGAAATTAGATTTAAGGAATTTACAAACGCTTGAGTACTAAAACGTATCAATGAAATTGGTTACAAATTTAGTGGATTAACTGGCTTAACTAAAGATAATTTCGTGGGTGGAAAATCAATTTATATTTCGTATCTAGATGTCTATAAAAATAATATTATTGACTTTTTACCTGATAATTATGTAAATATTCATAATCATCAAAATAAAATTAAAATAGGTGATATTTTAGTACCTACTTCATCAGAAACAATTAATGAATCTGGAATGGCTTCTGTTTTTAATTTTGAAACTTCAGAAAATGTTTACTTAAATAGTTTTTGTTTCGGAGTAAGACCGTACGATGTTGAAAGTATTGTTCCTAACTTTTTAGGATTTTTAATGAGATCTAAAAACATCAGAAAAGAAATAATAAAATTATCTCAAGGTATTTCTAGATACAATCTTAATGTTAATAATTTTTTGAGTCTACAAATAAATATTCCAAATGATAAAAATGAAATGAAAAAAATCGCTTCTTTAATTGACGAAATTAGGCAATCAATTACACTTCTTCAGCGTAAGTTAAAGAAACTTGAAAATATTAAAGAGTTTTTATTGAATAAAATGTTTGTGAGCGGTCAAGCTAATTTTCCGGAAATTAGATTTAAGGAATTTACAAACGCTTGAGTACTTAAGCCTGTCGATGAAATTGCTACCGTAAAAACAGGCTCAAGTAATACAGATGATGCTACTCATAATGGTATATATCCGTTCTTTATTAGATCGGAAGACGTTAAAAAAAGTAATAAATACATTTTCGATAAAGAAGCAGTTATTACTATTGGTGATGGAAAAATAGGAAGTGTTTTTCACTAC contains:
- a CDS encoding DNA topoisomerase IV subunit A, with translation MKNKQIVENIINESLDKIMSDRFKRYSKYVIQDRAIPDVKDGLKPVQRRILYSMFVLGLDADKPYKKSARIVGDVIGKYHPHGDSSVYEAMVNLSQWWKSNIPLLDMHGNIGSMDNDPAAAMRYTEVRLSKVARYILNDLKKNTVAFVPNFDDSETEPSILPSIFPTLLVNGTKGIAIGMATEMPPHNLSEIIDATIELIKNPQISTKILMAYIKGPDFPTGGVIKGTAGIVEAFEYGQNKNERIYLYCNYKTYSEKNNQFIEINEIPFGINKSELVYKIDLIISNGDIDGVIDIKDRSDRNGINILITLDKDVNIDSVLSYLFTKTDLRISYSYNNTAIDNDQPKTLNLKQLLNGYITHVKDIKTKTLTYDLEKSQLRHEIVLGFIKVAEIPDQVIKVIRNSEGSKAGVIENLIKHFGFTNLQATAIAELKLYRLSKTDKVAYLNEKNELEKEIKRIQLLLNNEDKFNEFIVENLLLIKKEFGTPRKTKIEKNEFDVSYNQIDLIKEEDVYLGVSKLGYIKRFSEKTYESNNISTYYLKEDDNLMYYEKANTMHNLLIFTNYGNYAIVPIYKLNENKWKDYGTSLRDIVNLGPTEEVINVFEIKDWNSKLNVVLGTKNGYFKRTKLGDFEVKKLNKMYTAINLLNNDLLVNSYLSNDQNNITIITEKGLVSSYSELNISVQGVKAKGVKGVYLSLDDKVANFTLNNEEDTLIFISKDAKIVKMNSSQIPQISKSNKGKKIIDIKSFGNIIDLNILNNDKKIIVKTNDNRTYLDDLTPYKTSNKQQIINTDNYNVGIYKRKNCDYDLKSYSDFSNESLKAVDNKVEKIEKNISQSEKNLTDLLSRVEKLINKK